Proteins co-encoded in one Arachis hypogaea cultivar Tifrunner chromosome 13, arahy.Tifrunner.gnm2.J5K5, whole genome shotgun sequence genomic window:
- the LOC112733377 gene encoding nicotinamidase 1, which translates to MVSQTVELLKNEIPLEQESVVLTEATVNGLVLVDIINGFCTVGSGNLAPREANRQISGMINESERLARLFCEKKLPVMAFLDSHHPNKSEDPYPPHCIVGTDESNLVPALRWLENESNVTIRRKDCFDGYLGSIEEDGSNVFVDWVKKNKINTLVVVGVCTDICVLDFVCSTMSAKNRGFLEPLESVVVYSRGCATFDIPLEVAYDTKGTLAHPQEFMHHVGLYMAKERGARVANQLLFGVAEKI; encoded by the exons ATGGTGTCACAAACAGTTGAGCTCCTCAAGAATGAGATTCCTCTGGAGCAGGAGTCAGTGGTATTAACCGAAGCCACTGTCAATGGTCTTGTTCTTGTGGACATCATAAATGGATTCTGTACTGTTGGTTCTGGAAATCTG GCTCCAAGAGAAGCCAACAGACAGATATCAGGGATGATCAATGAATCAGAAAGGCTAGCAAGATTGTTCTGTGAGAAGAAATTGCCAGTCATGGCTTTCCTGGATTCTCACCACCCTAACAAGTCAGAGGACCCTTATCCTCCTCACTGTATTGTTGGAACTGACGAATCAAATCTTGTTCCAG CTTTAAGATGGTTAGAGAATGAAAGCAACGTTACAATCAGACGAAAGGATTGTTTTGATGGATACTTGGGGTCGATAGAAGAGGACGGTTCCAATGTTTTTGTAGATTGGGTGAAGAAAAATAAGATCAACACA CTGGTGGTTGTAGGCGTATGCACAGATATCTGCGTGCTGGATTTCGTGTGCTCAACCATGTCTGCTAAAAACCGCGGCTTTCTGGAGCCTCTAGAGAGCGTGGTGGTGTATTCGCGTGGCTGCGCAACCTTTGATATCCCACTTGAAGTAGCCTATGACACCAAAGGAACTCTAGCTCATCCTCAG GAGTTTATGCATCACGTGGGTCTGTATATGGCCAAAGAAAGGGGAGCCAGGGTAGCAAACCAGCTGCTGTTTGGTGTGGcagagaagatatga